CCGCGGCGAGGATCAGGAAGGCGATGTTGAGCCAGGTCGTGTAGTTCCAGCCGACGCCGCCCTCGGGGATCTTCGCGGTGGCCTGGTCGGGGACGAGGCCCAGCCCCCCGAAGGCGAACTCCACGACGTAGCCGGCCACCGCCGTCGCCGTGAAGAACGTGCCCAGCAGGAAGGCGGCCGTCCGGGCGCCGTAGTACTTCCGGTAGATGTTCAGGATCGGCAGGATCAGCAGGTCGGCGTAGATGAAGGCGATGACGCCGCCGAAGCTGATGCCGCCCTTCCACAGCACCACGGCCAGCGGCACGTTGCCGATCGAGCAGACGAACGTCGCGATCGCCACCACCGGGCCGACCAGCGGACCGATCAGTTCGGCCGCCAGCGGATGGTCCGCGAGGAAGAACCCGCGCCAGAAGTCGTCCGGCACCCATGCGGCGATCGCCCCGGCGATCAGCAGTCCCGCCACCAGGTCGCGCAGGATCGCCGCCCACTCCATGACGAAGATGTGCGAGACGGAGGTGAGGCCGTCGCGGGAGAGCAGCCGGCGCAGGAACCCGCCCTCGCCGCGCACGGACATGTCCATCGCCGCGTGCCCCTCCATCGACCCGGCGAGTCCCCGCTCGGCCTGCTCCCGAGCCTGCCGCAGCAACCGCTGCCGCAGGAGGAGCCGGAACAGCACCGCGAGGACCACGATCATGACGGGACCGCCGACGAACTCCGCTGCGGTGAACTGCCACCCCATCAACAGCGCCAGGATCACGCCCAGTTCGATCACCAGGTTGGTCGAGGCGATCTCGAAGGCCATCGCGGCCGTGAAGTCCGCCCCCTTCCGGAACAGCGAGCGCGCGAGCGCGACGGCCGCGTACGAGCAGGACGACGAGGCGGCGCCGAGCCCCGCGGACAGGGCGAGCGTACGGGGCCGGTCGTCCCCCAGCAGCCGGACGACCGTCTCGCGGCGCACCACGGCCTGGACGACGGCCGACAGGGTGAAGCCGAGGATCAAGGCCCAGGTGATCTCCCAGGTCATCGATCCCGCGATGGACAGTGCGCGGCCGAGCGCGTGCATGCCTGCACCCCCTTCGCCGTGGGCCGGCGTCGACAAGCACCCAGTTTATACCCCGTAGGGGTATCCCTGAAGGAGGGGGGCCGAAGGCTCGGAGCGCAAGATCAGTACCCCGGCGTGCGGGTGCGACCGGCTCCGTCGGGCTCGCCGGCCGCTGCCCGGGCCGCTCGCTCGATCGTCGCGCGCCGGGCCTGCCAGAAAGCCGCGTCGCGCTCATCCGTCGCGTACCCGGCTGCCGTCCCCGTCCGGCCGTCGAGCTGCTCGCGCAGGATGTCGGCGTGTCCGGCGTGCCGGCTGGTCTCGGTGAGCATGTGCACCAGGACGTTGAACAGCTTCACGTCGGGCCGCGGCCACCAGGGCACATGGCCGGGGGAGTCGATGGCGAGAGCGGCGATCGTCGCGTCCGAGTGCCGCGCCGCACGCCGGTAGCGGCCGATGACCTCCTCACGCGTCTCGTGCTCGGCCGCCCACATGTCGGTTTCGCGCGTACCGGCGTCGTCCCACCGGTGCAGCGGCTCGGGGAACGGCCGGCCGAAGACCTCGCCGAAGTACCTGGCCTCCCAGACCGACAGGTGCTTGACCAGGCCGAGAAGGTTGGTGCCCGTCGAGGTCAGCGGGCGCCGGACGTCGTACTCGCCGAGCCCGTCGAGCTTGCCGAGCATCGCCTCGCGCAGCGCCCGCAGATCGCTGTGCAGGTACTCCTTCGCGCCGTCGCCGATCATGGGCATGAGCCTGTCATGTGCTGCGCGCGGGCTCAACCCCGCACGCCTCCCCGATGTGCCGTACACCCGGGGGTGACCGCACCGGCATGCGAGAGCGCCTGCGCGGCGTAACGTCATAGACGTGGACTTCACCGCGGACGGTCTTCTGGGCCGTGCGGCCCAAGAGCTCAGCCCGGAGTTGGACGCACTGACGCAAGAGGTCGAACAGGCCGTGCGGCGGGACGTTCCCGAGCTGTGGGAAGACTCGGACGTCATGGCCTCGAACATCGCCGAGCACGTCGCCACCGTGGTGTACGGCCTCGCACGCGGGCCGGACGGCGGCGAGCTCGAACCGCCGGCCGGCGAAGCGGCCCGGGCGCGCCGGCTGGCCAGGGACGCCAAGCCTGTCACCGCCATGCTGCGGGCCTTCCGCCTGGGGCAGGCCGTCGTCGTCGACCGGCTGCTCGCGGAGCTGCCGCGGCTGACGGACGACCCCCGGCTGGTCAGCGAGGCGGCACGCAGGCTGATGGAGGTGGCGACCGACTACGTGGACCGCACCTCCGAGCGGGGCGTCGCCGCCTTCCAGGAGGAGTACGAGGGCCGGCTGCGCCGCAGGCTGTCGGCGGTGAACGAGGCGAGCGTACGCATCGGGACCACCCTTGACACCGTCCGCACCGCCCAGGAGCTGGCCGACTTCGCCACCGAGCAGATCGCCGACCTCGCCACCGTCGACCTGCTCGACTCCGTGCTCCGCGAACGCGGCACTCCGGCCAGGGGCGTGCGCCTGCTGCGCCGGATCGCCCGGAGCGCGGCGGGCGACGAGGCGCCGGAGCCGGCCGTCGCCTGGCACGAGCTGCACACCTACCCGCTCGGATCCGCACAGGACCGTGCGCTCACCACGGGGCAGCCCTCCCGGCACCACCCCGACACCGACACGGACAGCCGGCCACCGGCCGCGGAACCCGGCTCCGCGCCGGGCGAGGCCCCGGTCCACTCCTGCCTGGTCGTACCGCTGCGCACCCGCGGAGCCGTCCTGGGCGTGGCCCAGTTCTTCCGGCACCGCAACCCGGAACGCTTCGACGACAGGGACCTGCTCTTCCTGCAGGACATCGCCGCCCGAGCGGCGGTCGCCATCGACAACGCCCTGCGCTACACGCACATGCGTGCCACCGCGCTCGCCCTGCAGCGCGACCTCCTCCCGCGGCACACGCCGGGGCAGTCCGCCGTGGAGGTCGCGTGCCGCTATCTTCCGGCCGGCGCCGAGCTGGGCGTGGGCGGCGACTGGTACGACGTGATCCCGCTGTCCGGGGCCCGGGTCGCCCTGGTGGTGGGCGATGTCGTCGGCCACGGCATCCACGCCGCCGCCACCATGGGACGGCTGCGCACCGCGGTCCACACGCTCGCCGACATCGACCTGCCGCCCGACGAACTGCTCACCCACCTCGACGACATCGTCATCCGCCTGTCCGCCGAGGCCGGCGCCGCCGCGGACGGGGGGTGCGACGGGCTGTGCGGGCAGGGCGAGGGACCGGAAGGCAGCGGCCACCAGGACATCGGCGCCACATGCCTGTACGCCGTCTACGACCCCGTGTCCCACCGCTGCACCCTCGCCCGCGCCGGGCACATCCTGCCCGCCCTGGTGTCCCGGGACGGCGCCGTCGACATCCTCGACCTGCCTCCCGGCCCGCCGCTGGGCCTGGGCGGCCTGCCCTTCGAGGCGGCGGAGATCGACCTGCCCGACGGCAGCCTCCTCGCCCTGTACACCGACGGCCTGCTCGCCGCCCACGGCGACGACATCGAGGCCGGCCTCGACAGGCTGCGCCACGCCCTCGCCCAGCGCTCCGACTCCCTCGAGGCCACCTGCGACAGCGTGCTCGACACGCTGCTGCCGGACCGGCCGGACGACGACGTCGCGCTCCTCCTGGCCCGCACCCACAGCCTCGGGGACCGCCAGGTGGTCACCTGGGAGCTGGAGGCGGATCCCAGCGCGGTCCCCCGGGCCCGCTCGCGCGTCTCCCGGCAGCTGTCGGCCTGGGGCCTGGAGGAGCTGGACTTCATCGCCGAACTGGTGGTCAGCGAGCTGGTCACCAACGCCATCCGCTACGGCCGGCCGCCCATCCGGCTGCGCCTGATCCACGACCGTACCCTCCTGTGCGAGGTGGCCGACGACAGCAGCACCACCCCCCATCTGCGCCGGGCCCGTGTCTTCGACGAAGGCGGACGCGGGCTGCTCCTGGTGGCCCAGCTCGCCCGGCACTGGGGGACCCGCCACGCCCGCCACGGCAAGACCGTCTGGGCCGAACTGGACGACTCCGTCGCCTCGGTCGGGACGGCGGAGCCGGTCGCCGCGCACGCGGAGCCGTGACCGCGGGGAACGCCGGTGCGGGGACGGCACCGACCGCAACCGCGCTTGTCAGTAGCCGCCCAGCAGGGTCCGCAGCTTCCGCAGGGTCTCCGGACCGGCGGAACTGTGCCACCGCGTGGGATCGCCGGGACGGCGTCCCCACAGCAGCAGGACCCGCACCGCCGCGTCGCTCTCGATCGTGGCGTGGCCCTCGGGGGCGGCGAGCCGGATGCCGCCACCGCCGGCGTCCGCCGTCACCACGACGTCGTCCGCGCCCGGGGTGCGCAGCCGGCCTTCGAACCGCCCGTCGGGCCCAGGTCCAGGGCCGCCCGGCCGCGCGCCAGCAGGGGCCGGCCGACCGACACCACACTGTGCTCCGTCATCCACGGTTCGTTGAGCGCCCGCACCGCCGTCCGGTCGTCGCCGGTCAGGTCCCAGCGGTGCAGGATCAGCTCCTCCCGCATGTGCTCGGCGAAGAAGGGGACCTTCACCGTGCGGCCGGTCCAGATCACCTCCGCCTCCGGCGACGCGTCCTGCGCGGCGGCCGAGGCGATCTCGGTGAGCCGTTCGCAGCGGTTCAGGAACGTCGCCCACAGCTCGGCGTCGGACATCCGGCGGAACGGGGCCTCGCGGTCGAAGCCCCTGGTCTCCACCGGCGTACCCGCGAGGTACGCCTCGAGCACCCGCGCCAGTTCCTCCGCGTTGCCCGTCTGGTGGACCAGGACGTCCCGGACCGTCCAGGCCTCGCACCACGTGCCGTCGTCGGGCCGCCGTGCCTGTACGGCGTGCACGAACGGCGCCAGCTCCGGCAGCATCTCGTCGACGCGCGGGGGAATCATGCGCCATGGGTATCCCGGGCGTCCCGGTGGCCAAACCGGCAGGCGTCCGACAGGACCACATCGGCGACCGGGGGAGCGAAGGGGGGCCCGCCGAAGCACCGGGTGTGGCGTCCGCACGGCGCGGGCCGCTTCCGCTCACCGTCCGAACAGCCGTGCCCCGTTGTCGTGGCACACGGCCCGGAGCCAGTCGTCTCCGAGACCGAGCCGCTCCAGGGCGTGGAGCTGGTGCGCGTACGGATAGGGGATGTTGGGGAAGTCGGAACCCAGCAGGATGCGGTCGCCGAGGCCGGCCAGCCGCGGCAGGGCCCGGCGCGGGAACGGCATCAGTTCCTCGGCGAAGTCGGTGAACACCATCGTCGTGTCCAGCCGCACCTCGTGGTACCGCTCGGCGAGGCCGAGGAACTCCTCGTACTCGGGCATACCCAGGTGGGCGATGACCAGCCGCAGGCGCGGATGCCGTGCCAGCACCCGGGCGACGGGCTCGGGGCCGGTGTGCTTGCCCGGCGCCGGCCCGGAGCCGCAGTGGATCACCACGGGGATGCGCGCCTCGGCCAGCAGCCCCCATGCCGGCCGGAGAAGCGCGTCCGCCGGGTCGTACGCCCCCACCTGGACGTGCGCCTTGAACACCCGGGCGCCCGCTTCGACGGCCTCGCGGACGTAGGTCTCGACGCCCGGTTCGGGGTAGAGGGTGGCGGTGTGCAGACAGTCGGGGGTGCGGCGGGCGAATCCGGCCGCCCAGCCGTTGAGCCACCGGGCCATGCCGGGCTTGTGCGGGTAGAGCATGGCGGTGAAGGCCCGGACGCCGAACTCCCGGAGAAGAGCGGTGCGTTCGGCCTCCTCCCGCCGATAGGTGATCGGCCAGTGAAGCCCGCCGATCAGCGGTCCGTTGGTGTCGAAGTAGTCCCAGACCTTGTGCAGGACACGCTCGGGCATGAAGTGGGTGTGCACGTCGACCAGCCCGGGAAGCCCGAGCCCTGCCCAGAATCGCCGGACCTCACGGACCTCGTCGCGGTGATCGTTCATGCTGCCCACGATCGGACCTGCCGAAGAGGCGGGTCCACCCTTTGCCGCAGGCAGAACGTGAGGGATCCGTCACGGTGGATCAAGGAGGCCGCGTCCGCGCGCCTGCGAACGCCACTGCCCGCGACCGTCCGGTCCGGGCCCCGGACGCGACCGTAAAATGGGGAGGCGGGAGTGCCTGCGGCGCAGCGAGGGACGGTGCGGTCCCGCATGCGCAAGGCGTGGCGACCGACTCATCCGGAGGGGCACCGTCATGGCCGAACGGATCACCTACCGCCGAGTCTACGAGGACACCTCACCGCGGGACGGCAAGCGTGTGCTGGTGGACCGGGTCTGGCCCCGGGGCATGCGCAAGGAGGACGCGCATCTCGACGAGTGGCTGCGCGACGTCGCTCCGTCGAGCGAACTGCGCAAGTGGTACGGCCATGACCCCCAGCGCTTCACCGAGTTCCGCCGCCGCTA
This genomic interval from Streptomyces sp. NBC_00557 contains the following:
- a CDS encoding permease, with product MHALGRALSIAGSMTWEITWALILGFTLSAVVQAVVRRETVVRLLGDDRPRTLALSAGLGAASSSCSYAAVALARSLFRKGADFTAAMAFEIASTNLVIELGVILALLMGWQFTAAEFVGGPVMIVVLAVLFRLLLRQRLLRQAREQAERGLAGSMEGHAAMDMSVRGEGGFLRRLLSRDGLTSVSHIFVMEWAAILRDLVAGLLIAGAIAAWVPDDFWRGFFLADHPLAAELIGPLVGPVVAIATFVCSIGNVPLAVVLWKGGISFGGVIAFIYADLLILPILNIYRKYYGARTAAFLLGTFFTATAVAGYVVEFAFGGLGLVPDQATAKIPEGGVGWNYTTWLNIAFLILAAAIVVRFLRTGGPAMLRMMGGSPDHGEHGHDHAHARDGHGPS
- a CDS encoding DinB family protein, translating into MIGDGAKEYLHSDLRALREAMLGKLDGLGEYDVRRPLTSTGTNLLGLVKHLSVWEARYFGEVFGRPFPEPLHRWDDAGTRETDMWAAEHETREEVIGRYRRAARHSDATIAALAIDSPGHVPWWPRPDVKLFNVLVHMLTETSRHAGHADILREQLDGRTGTAAGYATDERDAAFWQARRATIERAARAAAGEPDGAGRTRTPGY
- a CDS encoding ATP-binding SpoIIE family protein phosphatase; the protein is MDFTADGLLGRAAQELSPELDALTQEVEQAVRRDVPELWEDSDVMASNIAEHVATVVYGLARGPDGGELEPPAGEAARARRLARDAKPVTAMLRAFRLGQAVVVDRLLAELPRLTDDPRLVSEAARRLMEVATDYVDRTSERGVAAFQEEYEGRLRRRLSAVNEASVRIGTTLDTVRTAQELADFATEQIADLATVDLLDSVLRERGTPARGVRLLRRIARSAAGDEAPEPAVAWHELHTYPLGSAQDRALTTGQPSRHHPDTDTDSRPPAAEPGSAPGEAPVHSCLVVPLRTRGAVLGVAQFFRHRNPERFDDRDLLFLQDIAARAAVAIDNALRYTHMRATALALQRDLLPRHTPGQSAVEVACRYLPAGAELGVGGDWYDVIPLSGARVALVVGDVVGHGIHAAATMGRLRTAVHTLADIDLPPDELLTHLDDIVIRLSAEAGAAADGGCDGLCGQGEGPEGSGHQDIGATCLYAVYDPVSHRCTLARAGHILPALVSRDGAVDILDLPPGPPLGLGGLPFEAAEIDLPDGSLLALYTDGLLAAHGDDIEAGLDRLRHALAQRSDSLEATCDSVLDTLLPDRPDDDVALLLARTHSLGDRQVVTWELEADPSAVPRARSRVSRQLSAWGLEELDFIAELVVSELVTNAIRYGRPPIRLRLIHDRTLLCEVADDSSTTPHLRRARVFDEGGRGLLLVAQLARHWGTRHARHGKTVWAELDDSVASVGTAEPVAAHAEP
- a CDS encoding maleylpyruvate isomerase N-terminal domain-containing protein; translation: MIPPRVDEMLPELAPFVHAVQARRPDDGTWCEAWTVRDVLVHQTGNAEELARVLEAYLAGTPVETRGFDREAPFRRMSDAELWATFLNRCERLTEIASAAAQDASPEAEVIWTGRTVKVPFFAEHMREELILHRWDLTGDDRTAVRALNEPWMTEHSVVSVGRPLLARGRAALDLGPTGGSKAGCAPRARTTSW
- a CDS encoding amidohydrolase family protein; its protein translation is MNDHRDEVREVRRFWAGLGLPGLVDVHTHFMPERVLHKVWDYFDTNGPLIGGLHWPITYRREEAERTALLREFGVRAFTAMLYPHKPGMARWLNGWAAGFARRTPDCLHTATLYPEPGVETYVREAVEAGARVFKAHVQVGAYDPADALLRPAWGLLAEARIPVVIHCGSGPAPGKHTGPEPVARVLARHPRLRLVIAHLGMPEYEEFLGLAERYHEVRLDTTMVFTDFAEELMPFPRRALPRLAGLGDRILLGSDFPNIPYPYAHQLHALERLGLGDDWLRAVCHDNGARLFGR
- a CDS encoding DUF488 domain-containing protein; translation: MAERITYRRVYEDTSPRDGKRVLVDRVWPRGMRKEDAHLDEWLRDVAPSSELRKWYGHDPQRFTEFRRRYLAELRDSEHREAAEHLRDLAAHDRVMLLTATKDVDHSQAAVLADWLNEHR